One window of Delphinus delphis chromosome 12, mDelDel1.2, whole genome shotgun sequence genomic DNA carries:
- the CCDC142 gene encoding coiled-coil domain-containing protein 142 isoform X1: protein MAQASRSGGLLPPLATVPPLRAQAGGAEEEQWQRRRAGALRRDVRGWLRLPVARSIPCLDPRPGGAPRGQPWCAVPADAGEHREAGAVDWGREPAAGGPTPPALQRLRAVLLRLHHERQELLHAQDCARHLQATVRLLRILSPGAPSPSHLPQLCSDLLGHSSGGAVLRNGLQETPEPLLLARSVGLAAQRLDATIEMQLRALGQAPASPGLSSQIADLLLALPAYHQLQGKALSYVPGAARPYPPARVLRLLTGERGCQVAGWLDEALRGSDLRDQLRRRCEEERELLPGLLGLMGGVTGSASSGLGLGGAGALWSQYWTMLWAACAQSLRLSLGPWRDPRAAAQQLSQALGQASLPQECEKELASLCHNLIHQSLIWSWDQGFCQALASASGNQSSLPSSSHTTELLQQLFPPLLDALREPRSGLLLCRPPGPAPLALGLCTLQTILLWFWGRTQQHLAAWAPGSFLLLIQKDLPPLLYEAEALSSLASEESLALEVEQQLGLEIQKLTAQIQLLPEESLSFFFQECHKRATQDFELHMPRGRYWRHRLCPELPSIPSEYAGLVVRRVLEPVLQGLQGLPQQAQAPALSLVLTAILGAWLDHILTHGIRFSLQGALQLRQDFGVVRELLEEEQWGLSPELRQTLFTLSIFQRLDGALLCLLQQPLPKTQVHRGPPCCCACNEVQTMELPSSSLNSLESLEPPLRPGALPAQTAQLLSTLWGEEPSPDAYLVGNQQAWLALRQHQHPRRHLPFLSCLRTSSES, encoded by the exons ATGGCCCAAGCGTCTCGCTCTGGTGGCCTTCTGCCTCCGCTGGCTACCGTGCCGCCGTTACGGGCGCAGGCCGGGGGCGCTGAGGAGGAGCAGTGGCAGAGAAGGCGGGCAGGCGCTCTCCGCCGGGACGTTCGTGGCTGGCTGCGGCTGCCGGTTGCCCGAAGCATCCCCTGCCTGGACCCACGGCCCGGCGGAGCTCCGAGAGGGCAGCCGTGGTGTGCGGTGCCGGCGGACGCAGGAGAGCACCGTGAGGCTGGCGCTGTGGACTGGGGGCGGGAGCCGGCAGCTGGCGGCCCGACCCCTCCAGCGCTGCAGCGTCTCCGGGCGGTGTTGCTTCGGCTGCACCACGAGCGGCAGGAGCTCCTCCACGCACAGGACTGCGCCCGCCACCTACAGGCGACCGTGCGCCTCCTGAGGATCCTGAGTCCCGGCGCTCCATCCCCCAGCCACTTGCCTCAGCTGTGCAGCGACCTGTTGGGGCACTCTTCCGGAGGCGCGGTCCTGCGAAACGGCCTTCAGGAGACACCCGAGCCGCTACTCCTGGCACGATCCGTCGGACTAGCCGCCCAGCGCCTGGATGCTACTATCGAGATGCAGCTTCGGGCTCTGGGCCAGGCGCCCGCCAGCCCGGGCCTATCGTCCCAAATCGCCGACCTGCTGCTGGCACTTCCCGCCTACCACCAGCTGCAGGGAAAAGCCTTGAGCTACGTTCCAGGGGCAGCGCGCCCTTATCCCCCGGCGCGTGTGCTCCGCCTCCTGACGGGGGAGCGGGGTTGCCAGGTGGCAGGTTGGCTGGATGAGGCGCTCAGGGGATCTGACTTGAGGGACCAGCTCCGCAGGCGGTGCGAAGAGGAGCGGGAGCTGCTGCCAGGGCTACTGGGCCTGATGGGGGGCGTGACGGGTTCAGCCAGCAGTGGACTGGGGCTTGGAGGGGCTGGGGCCCTGTGGAGCCAGTACTGGACCATGCTGTGGGCAGCCTGTGCTCAGAGTCTGCGCCTAAGTCTAGGACCCTGGAGGGACCCCAGGGCAGCGGCACAACAGCTGAGTCAGGCACTGGGTCAGG catcactgcctcaggaGTGTGAGAAGGAGCTGGCTTCTTTGTGTCACAACCTAATTCATCAGTCTCTTATCTGGAGCTGGGATCAAG GCTTCTGCCAGGCCTTGGCATCTGCTAGTGGAAATCAGAGCAGCCTTCCCTCATCCTCTCATACCACTGAACTTTTGCAAcagctcttccctcctctcttggATGCCCTTCGAGAACCCAGGTCAGGACTGCTCCTCTGCCGGCCTCCAG gtcCTGCCCCCCTTGCCCTGGGGCTCTGTACCCTGCAGACCATCTTGCTCTGGTTTTGGGGCAGAACTCAGCAGCATCTGGCAGCGTGGGCCCCAGGTTCCTTCCTGCTCCTGATCCAGAAGGATTTACCT CCTTTATTATATGAGGCAGAAGCTTTGTCTAGCCTGGCCTCAGAGGAAAGCTTGGCCCTGGAGGTGGAGCAGCAGCTGGGCCTGGAGATCCAGAAGCTGACTGCACAGATCCAG CTCCTGCCTGAAGAGTCACTAAGTTTCttttttcaagaatgtcataAACGAGCCACACAGGACTTCGAACTCCACATGCCACGGGGTCGGTACTGGCGGCATCGCCTCTGTCCTG AACTTCCCAGCATTCCTAGTGAGTATGCTGGGTTGGTGGTCCGCAGGGTACTGGAGCCTGTGTTGCAAGGACTGCAAGGACTGCCACAGCAAGcccaggcccctgccctcagcctgGTGCTGACTGCCATCCTGGGTGCCTGGCTTGACCACATCCTCACCCACGGGATCCGGTTcag CCTGCAGGGGGCGCTGCAGCTCAGACAAGACTTTGGAGTGGTCAGGGAGTTGCTGGAGGAGGAGCAGTGGGGCCTGTCCCCAGAACTTCGCCAGACTCTGTTCACGCTCAGCATCTTCCAGCGGCTGGATGGGGCCCTGCTGTGTCTGTTGCAGCAGCCCCTGCCCAAGACTCAAGTCCACAGGGGGCCTCCCTGTTGCT GTGCATGTAATGAGGTCCAGACCATGGAATTGCCCAGCAGCAGCCTCAACAGCCTGGAGAGCTTGGAGCCCCCTCTTCGACCTGGAGCACTCCCAGCCCAGACAGCTCAGCTGCTAAGCACACTGTGGGGAGAAGAACCTAGTCCTGACGCTTACCTGGTAGGAAATCAGCAGGCCTGGCTTGCCCTGAGGCAGCACCAGCATCCCCGCAGGCACTTACCTTTTCTTTCCTGCCTGAGGACCAGTTCTGAATCCTAA
- the CCDC142 gene encoding coiled-coil domain-containing protein 142 isoform X2 — protein MAQASRSGGLLPPLATVPPLRAQAGGAEEEQWQRRRAGALRRDVRGWLRLPVARSIPCLDPRPGGAPRGQPWCAVPADAGEHREAGAVDWGREPAAGGPTPPALQRLRAVLLRLHHERQELLHAQDCARHLQATVRLLRILSPGAPSPSHLPQLCSDLLGHSSGGAVLRNGLQETPEPLLLARSVGLAAQRLDATIEMQLRALGQAPASPGLSSQIADLLLALPAYHQLQGKALSYVPGAARPYPPARVLRLLTGERGCQVAGWLDEALRGSDLRDQLRRRCEEERELLPGLLGLMGGVTGSASSGLGLGGAGALWSQYWTMLWAACAQSLRLSLGPWRDPRAAAQQLSQALGQGFCQALASASGNQSSLPSSSHTTELLQQLFPPLLDALREPRSGLLLCRPPGPAPLALGLCTLQTILLWFWGRTQQHLAAWAPGSFLLLIQKDLPPLLYEAEALSSLASEESLALEVEQQLGLEIQKLTAQIQLLPEESLSFFFQECHKRATQDFELHMPRGRYWRHRLCPELPSIPSEYAGLVVRRVLEPVLQGLQGLPQQAQAPALSLVLTAILGAWLDHILTHGIRFSLQGALQLRQDFGVVRELLEEEQWGLSPELRQTLFTLSIFQRLDGALLCLLQQPLPKTQVHRGPPCCCACNEVQTMELPSSSLNSLESLEPPLRPGALPAQTAQLLSTLWGEEPSPDAYLVGNQQAWLALRQHQHPRRHLPFLSCLRTSSES, from the exons ATGGCCCAAGCGTCTCGCTCTGGTGGCCTTCTGCCTCCGCTGGCTACCGTGCCGCCGTTACGGGCGCAGGCCGGGGGCGCTGAGGAGGAGCAGTGGCAGAGAAGGCGGGCAGGCGCTCTCCGCCGGGACGTTCGTGGCTGGCTGCGGCTGCCGGTTGCCCGAAGCATCCCCTGCCTGGACCCACGGCCCGGCGGAGCTCCGAGAGGGCAGCCGTGGTGTGCGGTGCCGGCGGACGCAGGAGAGCACCGTGAGGCTGGCGCTGTGGACTGGGGGCGGGAGCCGGCAGCTGGCGGCCCGACCCCTCCAGCGCTGCAGCGTCTCCGGGCGGTGTTGCTTCGGCTGCACCACGAGCGGCAGGAGCTCCTCCACGCACAGGACTGCGCCCGCCACCTACAGGCGACCGTGCGCCTCCTGAGGATCCTGAGTCCCGGCGCTCCATCCCCCAGCCACTTGCCTCAGCTGTGCAGCGACCTGTTGGGGCACTCTTCCGGAGGCGCGGTCCTGCGAAACGGCCTTCAGGAGACACCCGAGCCGCTACTCCTGGCACGATCCGTCGGACTAGCCGCCCAGCGCCTGGATGCTACTATCGAGATGCAGCTTCGGGCTCTGGGCCAGGCGCCCGCCAGCCCGGGCCTATCGTCCCAAATCGCCGACCTGCTGCTGGCACTTCCCGCCTACCACCAGCTGCAGGGAAAAGCCTTGAGCTACGTTCCAGGGGCAGCGCGCCCTTATCCCCCGGCGCGTGTGCTCCGCCTCCTGACGGGGGAGCGGGGTTGCCAGGTGGCAGGTTGGCTGGATGAGGCGCTCAGGGGATCTGACTTGAGGGACCAGCTCCGCAGGCGGTGCGAAGAGGAGCGGGAGCTGCTGCCAGGGCTACTGGGCCTGATGGGGGGCGTGACGGGTTCAGCCAGCAGTGGACTGGGGCTTGGAGGGGCTGGGGCCCTGTGGAGCCAGTACTGGACCATGCTGTGGGCAGCCTGTGCTCAGAGTCTGCGCCTAAGTCTAGGACCCTGGAGGGACCCCAGGGCAGCGGCACAACAGCTGAGTCAGGCACTGGGTCAGG GCTTCTGCCAGGCCTTGGCATCTGCTAGTGGAAATCAGAGCAGCCTTCCCTCATCCTCTCATACCACTGAACTTTTGCAAcagctcttccctcctctcttggATGCCCTTCGAGAACCCAGGTCAGGACTGCTCCTCTGCCGGCCTCCAG gtcCTGCCCCCCTTGCCCTGGGGCTCTGTACCCTGCAGACCATCTTGCTCTGGTTTTGGGGCAGAACTCAGCAGCATCTGGCAGCGTGGGCCCCAGGTTCCTTCCTGCTCCTGATCCAGAAGGATTTACCT CCTTTATTATATGAGGCAGAAGCTTTGTCTAGCCTGGCCTCAGAGGAAAGCTTGGCCCTGGAGGTGGAGCAGCAGCTGGGCCTGGAGATCCAGAAGCTGACTGCACAGATCCAG CTCCTGCCTGAAGAGTCACTAAGTTTCttttttcaagaatgtcataAACGAGCCACACAGGACTTCGAACTCCACATGCCACGGGGTCGGTACTGGCGGCATCGCCTCTGTCCTG AACTTCCCAGCATTCCTAGTGAGTATGCTGGGTTGGTGGTCCGCAGGGTACTGGAGCCTGTGTTGCAAGGACTGCAAGGACTGCCACAGCAAGcccaggcccctgccctcagcctgGTGCTGACTGCCATCCTGGGTGCCTGGCTTGACCACATCCTCACCCACGGGATCCGGTTcag CCTGCAGGGGGCGCTGCAGCTCAGACAAGACTTTGGAGTGGTCAGGGAGTTGCTGGAGGAGGAGCAGTGGGGCCTGTCCCCAGAACTTCGCCAGACTCTGTTCACGCTCAGCATCTTCCAGCGGCTGGATGGGGCCCTGCTGTGTCTGTTGCAGCAGCCCCTGCCCAAGACTCAAGTCCACAGGGGGCCTCCCTGTTGCT GTGCATGTAATGAGGTCCAGACCATGGAATTGCCCAGCAGCAGCCTCAACAGCCTGGAGAGCTTGGAGCCCCCTCTTCGACCTGGAGCACTCCCAGCCCAGACAGCTCAGCTGCTAAGCACACTGTGGGGAGAAGAACCTAGTCCTGACGCTTACCTGGTAGGAAATCAGCAGGCCTGGCTTGCCCTGAGGCAGCACCAGCATCCCCGCAGGCACTTACCTTTTCTTTCCTGCCTGAGGACCAGTTCTGAATCCTAA
- the CCDC142 gene encoding coiled-coil domain-containing protein 142 isoform X3, producing MAQASRSGGLLPPLATVPPLRAQAGGAEEEQWQRRRAGALRRDVRGWLRLPVARSIPCLDPRPGGAPRGQPWCAVPADAGEHREAGAVDWGREPAAGGPTPPALQRLRAVLLRLHHERQELLHAQDCARHLQATVRLLRILSPGAPSPSHLPQLCSDLLGHSSGGAVLRNGLQETPEPLLLARSVGLAAQRLDATIEMQLRALGQAPASPGLSSQIADLLLALPAYHQLQGKALSYVPGAARPYPPARVLRLLTGERGCQVAGWLDEALRGSDLRDQLRRRCEEERELLPGLLGLMGGVTGSASSGLGLGGAGALWSQYWTMLWAACAQSLRLSLGPWRDPRAAAQQLSQALGQASLPQECEKELASLCHNLIHQSLIWSWDQGFCQALASASGNQSSLPSSSHTTELLQQLFPPLLDALREPRSGLLLCRPPGPAPLALGLCTLQTILLWFWGRTQQHLAAWAPGSFLLLIQKDLPPLLYEAEALSSLASEESLALEVEQQLGLEIQKLTAQIQLLPEESLSFFFQECHKRATQDFELHMPRGRYWRHRLCPELPSIPSEYAGLVVRRVLEPVLQGLQGLPQQAQAPALSLVLTAILGAWLDHILTHGIRFRCM from the exons ATGGCCCAAGCGTCTCGCTCTGGTGGCCTTCTGCCTCCGCTGGCTACCGTGCCGCCGTTACGGGCGCAGGCCGGGGGCGCTGAGGAGGAGCAGTGGCAGAGAAGGCGGGCAGGCGCTCTCCGCCGGGACGTTCGTGGCTGGCTGCGGCTGCCGGTTGCCCGAAGCATCCCCTGCCTGGACCCACGGCCCGGCGGAGCTCCGAGAGGGCAGCCGTGGTGTGCGGTGCCGGCGGACGCAGGAGAGCACCGTGAGGCTGGCGCTGTGGACTGGGGGCGGGAGCCGGCAGCTGGCGGCCCGACCCCTCCAGCGCTGCAGCGTCTCCGGGCGGTGTTGCTTCGGCTGCACCACGAGCGGCAGGAGCTCCTCCACGCACAGGACTGCGCCCGCCACCTACAGGCGACCGTGCGCCTCCTGAGGATCCTGAGTCCCGGCGCTCCATCCCCCAGCCACTTGCCTCAGCTGTGCAGCGACCTGTTGGGGCACTCTTCCGGAGGCGCGGTCCTGCGAAACGGCCTTCAGGAGACACCCGAGCCGCTACTCCTGGCACGATCCGTCGGACTAGCCGCCCAGCGCCTGGATGCTACTATCGAGATGCAGCTTCGGGCTCTGGGCCAGGCGCCCGCCAGCCCGGGCCTATCGTCCCAAATCGCCGACCTGCTGCTGGCACTTCCCGCCTACCACCAGCTGCAGGGAAAAGCCTTGAGCTACGTTCCAGGGGCAGCGCGCCCTTATCCCCCGGCGCGTGTGCTCCGCCTCCTGACGGGGGAGCGGGGTTGCCAGGTGGCAGGTTGGCTGGATGAGGCGCTCAGGGGATCTGACTTGAGGGACCAGCTCCGCAGGCGGTGCGAAGAGGAGCGGGAGCTGCTGCCAGGGCTACTGGGCCTGATGGGGGGCGTGACGGGTTCAGCCAGCAGTGGACTGGGGCTTGGAGGGGCTGGGGCCCTGTGGAGCCAGTACTGGACCATGCTGTGGGCAGCCTGTGCTCAGAGTCTGCGCCTAAGTCTAGGACCCTGGAGGGACCCCAGGGCAGCGGCACAACAGCTGAGTCAGGCACTGGGTCAGG catcactgcctcaggaGTGTGAGAAGGAGCTGGCTTCTTTGTGTCACAACCTAATTCATCAGTCTCTTATCTGGAGCTGGGATCAAG GCTTCTGCCAGGCCTTGGCATCTGCTAGTGGAAATCAGAGCAGCCTTCCCTCATCCTCTCATACCACTGAACTTTTGCAAcagctcttccctcctctcttggATGCCCTTCGAGAACCCAGGTCAGGACTGCTCCTCTGCCGGCCTCCAG gtcCTGCCCCCCTTGCCCTGGGGCTCTGTACCCTGCAGACCATCTTGCTCTGGTTTTGGGGCAGAACTCAGCAGCATCTGGCAGCGTGGGCCCCAGGTTCCTTCCTGCTCCTGATCCAGAAGGATTTACCT CCTTTATTATATGAGGCAGAAGCTTTGTCTAGCCTGGCCTCAGAGGAAAGCTTGGCCCTGGAGGTGGAGCAGCAGCTGGGCCTGGAGATCCAGAAGCTGACTGCACAGATCCAG CTCCTGCCTGAAGAGTCACTAAGTTTCttttttcaagaatgtcataAACGAGCCACACAGGACTTCGAACTCCACATGCCACGGGGTCGGTACTGGCGGCATCGCCTCTGTCCTG AACTTCCCAGCATTCCTAGTGAGTATGCTGGGTTGGTGGTCCGCAGGGTACTGGAGCCTGTGTTGCAAGGACTGCAAGGACTGCCACAGCAAGcccaggcccctgccctcagcctgGTGCTGACTGCCATCCTGGGTGCCTGGCTTGACCACATCCTCACCCACGGGATCCGGTTcag GTGCATGTAA